The DNA window CGGTGGACGAGAGGGCAATTCCCTCCGGATCCCGTCCGGTCGGGATGATATCGACTAATTTCGCGTCTACGAGTTCCATGTCTATTCCGTTATCCTGAATACCGCTCACATCCAGGACGATCACGGCTTGCGCACCCCGATGCACGATGTAGGCAAGATCGTCCGCTGCGATCACCATGGCGCGCGTACCGGCCGAACGGACAATGCCGGACAGATCCATCATGGCTTCGACCTTTTGGTCGCGCGTGTCGAGGACATAGATATTGTTGGTTAGCGTCGACGTCACGAAAAGAAGCCGGCTATCCAACGAAGGCACCAGGCGGTTTGCCCCTCTCCCCGGCTTTTGGTTCTTGTTCCGAAAATTCACGGAGGAGATCAGTGGGAGACCCTTCAGTTCACCGTCGTCGGAATCGAAATCGATCGGCAAGAGACTCAACGGGTCAATGATCGAGACGCTTCCCGATGTATTATTCGTAACCAAAAGAAGATTTCCCGGCGTAGTCCCTGCGGCTAGGCGAACCGCCATCGGCGCCTTGTCCGTTTCAATACCGTTGGCCACATAGGTTTCGGCAGGGGTTGGAACAGCCACGGGTGTGAGTGAAATCGCCGTGCCGTTGATTCCAGGAACCGCATAATCGTACACCAGCAGCGCGTCGTTCCCCCGATCGGGCACGTAAATCCGCGACGAAACCGAATCGGCCGTCATGAATCCGGCGATACTTCGACTCTCGACGCGGGTCTCGGGAAGCGTTTTTTGTGTCAAGAGATCGACCGCCACCAGCGAACCGTTCTTTTGATCCAACGTTACGTTGGCATTCGCGACCACGGCCAGGGACGTCCCCGGAATCAACACCATGGATACCGGACTGTTCAAAATCAGAGAGCTGTCTTCTTGAATGAGCGGACCCTCCGAACATCCGACCAAGAGGAGCAGTGCAAGTGCCGATGAAGCCCGCATTTGGATTAGGTAGACGCCTCGGAAGATCGAAGGGCGATCTGAGCCGCCGCCAGGCGCGCGAGTGGCACGCGGAATGGAGAACAACTCACGTAGTTGAATCCCAACGCATGAAAATGCGCGATCGACGCCGGATCTCCTCCATGCTCTCCGCAGATGCCCACCTTGAGAACCGGATTGGCCTGTCTTCCACGTTCCGTTCCGATCTTGCAGAGTTCCAAAACACCTCCGGCATCCATCGTGGAAAAGGGGTCCGCGGAAAAGATCCCCTTCTCGATATATTCCGGGAGAAAGCGCGAGGAATCGTCGCGGCTCAACCCGAACGTCGTCTGTGTCAAATCGTTCGTTCCGAACGAAAAGAAATCGGCCTTTCGCGCGATCTCGCCGGCCAAAAGCGCGGCACGGGGGAGCTCAATCATGGTTCCGACGAGGTACCGCAAGTGCGATCGATGTTCGGATTTCACCTGTTCGGCCACCGCCACGATTCGATCGCGCAAGATCGCCAGCTCCCTCGGATCCACGATCAAGGGAACCATGATCTCCGGAAAAATATCGTCCTTCAGCTCTTTTTGGATTTCGCAGGCCGCCGTCATGATCGCGCGCACCTGCATTTCGTAAATCTCCGGGAACGTGATTCCCAGGCGGCACCCGCGATGCCCCAACATCGGATTCATCTCATGAAGATTCTCGATACGGATTTTCAATTCCGCCGCCGCCGCTCCGATTCTTTGGGCCAGTTCGGCGATCTCCGCGTCCGTTCGCGGCAAGAACTCGTGCAACGGCGGATCGAGAAGTCGGATCGTCACGGGTAGGCCGCGCATTTCCCGAAATATCCCCCGAAAATCTTCGAGCTGCATCGGGAGAATCTTGCCTATAAATCCTGCCCTTTTCTCCTTCGTCTCAGCCAGAATCATCTGGCGCACCACATCGATGCGGTTCTTCTCAAAAAACATATGCTCGGTGCGGCAGAGCCCCACACCTTGGGCTCCAAACTGGCGCGCGATTTTGCAGTCCGCGGGAGTGTCCGCATTGGCTCGCACTTTCAGGATTCGCAGGGCGTCCGCCCAAGCCATAAACTCGCCAAAGTAATCGCCCACTCCGGCTTGAATAGTCGGAACCTCGCCCAGGAATACTTCGCCCGTGGAACCGTCGAGGGAGATGACTTCTCCTTCGCGTACCTTTGTACCGTTCGTCGAGACAAAAAACCCCTCGTCCGATCGGACTTCGACGTCGCTGCAACCGACAACGCAACACTTTCCCATTCCACGAGCAACGACAGCGGCGTGCGACGTCATGCCGCCACGGCTGGTCAAAATTCCCTGGGCGGCGTGCATACCCCCGATATCTTCCGGAGAGGTTTCCGCCCGTACCAAGAGAACGCGTTCGCCTTTCTTCCCCATTTGTTCCGCTCGCTCGGCCGTGAATACAGCCTTGCCGCACGCCGCACCGGGTGAGGCAGGCAGGCCTTTCGCCACGACTGTTTTCTTCGCATCCGGATCGAAAATCGGATGCAACAGCTGATCGAGATCCTTCGGCTCAATCCGTATGACCGCTTCGCGGTTTCGGATGATTCCTTCATGTACCAATTCAACGGCAATTCGGACGGCGGCATGGGCGGTCCGTTTGCCCGTTCGAGTCTGCAAGATCCAAAGCTTCCCCTTCTCGATCGTAAACTCGATGTCCTGCATGTCCGTGTAGTGGGTTTCCAGCGACTTGGAAGTTCGCTCGAGCTCACGGTAAATTTCCGGCATTCTCTCTTCCAGCGTCGGTTCACTCTGCGCATCCGTCCTTTTTCCATTGATGGAGATCGGTGTCCGAATCCCCGCCACGACGTCCTCGCCCTGAGCGTTCAACAGATATTCGCCCATAAGCCCCGGTTCGCCGGTGGATGGATTTCGGGTAAACAGGACGCCGGTCCCGGAATCCGCGCCACGATTTCCGAACACCATCGCTTGAATCGTGACGGCCGTCCCCAAATTCTCCGGAATGGAATGAATTCTCCGGTACGTGACGGCCCGCGCCGTATTCCAGGAGCGAAAGACCGCTTCCGTCGATAGTCTCAACTGTTCCCACGAATCTTCCGGAAAATCGCGCCCGGCCGAGCTTCGGACCAGCGCATGATATTCATCGGAGATCTTTCGCAACGTAGCCGCGTCCAGCTCGAAATCAGACCGAATCTTCCGCTCCTTCTTAAATCGACGGAGTATTTCTTCGAATTTCTCATGTCCGACATCCAAAACCACGTTGCTGAACATCTGAATCAGCCGGCGATACGTGTCCCATGCGAAACGCTCGTCGCCGGAAATCTTCGCCAACCCTGTCACGCTTTCCCGCGTCAAACCCAAATTGAGAATCGTATCCATCATTCCCGGCATGCTGACCGGCGCCCCCGAGCGGACCGAAACCAACAGCGGATCGTTCGCGTCACCGAACTTCCGGCCGATTGTCCTCTCCAATCGGCCCATCGCTTCCTGAATTTCGCTTTCGAGACCCAACGGGAGCGTTTGATTGCCGACATAAAACTCGGAACAAACTTCCGTGGTCAGTGTGAATCCAGGGGGAACCGGGATTCCTAGACGCGACATATCGGCCAAAGCGGCTGCCTTGCCCCCGAGGAGCTGAACGAGATTTTTATCCCCCTCCGCCTTCCCCTTCCCGAACGAGTAAATCCGCTTCGCCATACGCCCTTTCTCTTCCGATTTTGGGCGGCGAAGGTATCGAAAAGATTGGAGAAGCACAAGAACGCCGCCGCCCGATTTTCTCTTTGCCCAAAATGTGTACAATGCGCGCGCCTCAAGGATTGAAGGCCAAGGGTTTCAACAGAAGGGCGCAAGCCCTTCTTCTATTTTAGATGGGAGGATTTCGATGATTAAGATGGGTCAACCGGCTCCCGAATTTAAGGGAGATGCTTACGTAAACGGCGAATTCAAACCGATTTCACTCAGGGACTACCGGGGCAAATGGGTGGTATTTTTCTTTTACCCCCTCGATTTCACGTTCGTTTGCCCGACGGAACTCCGATCGTTCGCAAAGCACGAAAAGGAGTTCAAAGAAGCCGGTGCGCAGGTCATCGCGTGCAGCATTGACAGCAAATACTCGCACAAGGCCTGGTTCGAACGGGACCTCAAGGAGGTCCAGTACCCCGTGCTTTCGGACATCACGAAGAGCGTCAGCCGAGCGTACGACGTTCTCAATGAAGACGCGGGGATTGCGAACCGAGGCGTATTCATTATCGATCCGGAAGGGAATGTGAAATACGCAAACGTCACCGACCTTTCCGTAGGTCGAAGCACGGACGAAGTCCTGCGAGCTTTGAAGGCGACCCAGGCGGCTAAGAACGGCGAGCTCTGTCCCGCCGACTGGAAGCCCGGCGACAGTTACCTCAAGAAATAGACGTCGGTTCACCGATCGTGAAATTCGAAACGCCAAGCTTGCCGGAGATCAAGAAGGGCGCGCACGGACGGACCGGAGCATACAATGAGACGTATGTGAGGACCGCCCGTACGCGCCCGACGCAGAGATCCGGCAAGATCGGCGTTTCCGTCAACATCGGAACTACGTAGCCACCCTAGCTCAGCTGGTAGAGCAACTGATTCGTAATCAGTAGGTCCGGGGTTCGATTCCCCGGGGTGGCTCCATCTTTGTCGTTTCGTTTACACCGAGCGAATCAGTTGCGAACCGCATGGTCGAAAACCATGCGGGTGAATTCGACAGCTTTGCTGGCGAAGAGGGTCAATACGAGCGAAGCGAGTGACCCTCTATAATCATCCAACTGATTCGTAATCAGTAGGTCCGGGGTTCGATTCCCCGGGGTGGCTCCACTCCGCGCGCGTCCACAGGACGCAAGCGGAGGGGGAGTTTCTCATTTCACAATTCGAATTTGACGCCGAGTGCGCCGACGAGTGGTATGGGAACTCGGTCGGAGCCGACCAAGAGAACATCCGCTCCAAATCGAACAGTCAGCTCGATGGCGTCGTTGAGGCCGTAGGAAAGCACTCCACCGAATCTAGGGCCGAACAACACATCGTTCTGATTGTTGTCGGACGTTATAAAAGCGGACAATCCG is part of the Bdellovibrionota bacterium genome and encodes:
- a CDS encoding beta-propeller fold lactonase family protein, yielding MRASSALALLLLVGCSEGPLIQEDSSLILNSPVSMVLIPGTSLAVVANANVTLDQKNGSLVAVDLLTQKTLPETRVESRSIAGFMTADSVSSRIYVPDRGNDALLVYDYAVPGINGTAISLTPVAVPTPAETYVANGIETDKAPMAVRLAAGTTPGNLLLVTNNTSGSVSIIDPLSLLPIDFDSDDGELKGLPLISSVNFRNKNQKPGRGANRLVPSLDSRLLFVTSTLTNNIYVLDTRDQKVEAMMDLSGIVRSAGTRAMVIAADDLAYIVHRGAQAVIVLDVSGIQDNGIDMELVDAKLVDIIPTGRDPEGIALSSTGNTLFVSNQTDNSVLMIDRATRKPIREIFLSEVSPGDLVPDPDRKVIYVLNFISNSISILDDTTGDLLGTIAGQ
- the ppdK gene encoding pyruvate, phosphate dikinase, producing the protein MAKRIYSFGKGKAEGDKNLVQLLGGKAAALADMSRLGIPVPPGFTLTTEVCSEFYVGNQTLPLGLESEIQEAMGRLERTIGRKFGDANDPLLVSVRSGAPVSMPGMMDTILNLGLTRESVTGLAKISGDERFAWDTYRRLIQMFSNVVLDVGHEKFEEILRRFKKERKIRSDFELDAATLRKISDEYHALVRSSAGRDFPEDSWEQLRLSTEAVFRSWNTARAVTYRRIHSIPENLGTAVTIQAMVFGNRGADSGTGVLFTRNPSTGEPGLMGEYLLNAQGEDVVAGIRTPISINGKRTDAQSEPTLEERMPEIYRELERTSKSLETHYTDMQDIEFTIEKGKLWILQTRTGKRTAHAAVRIAVELVHEGIIRNREAVIRIEPKDLDQLLHPIFDPDAKKTVVAKGLPASPGAACGKAVFTAERAEQMGKKGERVLLVRAETSPEDIGGMHAAQGILTSRGGMTSHAAVVARGMGKCCVVGCSDVEVRSDEGFFVSTNGTKVREGEVISLDGSTGEVFLGEVPTIQAGVGDYFGEFMAWADALRILKVRANADTPADCKIARQFGAQGVGLCRTEHMFFEKNRIDVVRQMILAETKEKRAGFIGKILPMQLEDFRGIFREMRGLPVTIRLLDPPLHEFLPRTDAEIAELAQRIGAAAAELKIRIENLHEMNPMLGHRGCRLGITFPEIYEMQVRAIMTAACEIQKELKDDIFPEIMVPLIVDPRELAILRDRIVAVAEQVKSEHRSHLRYLVGTMIELPRAALLAGEIARKADFFSFGTNDLTQTTFGLSRDDSSRFLPEYIEKGIFSADPFSTMDAGGVLELCKIGTERGRQANPVLKVGICGEHGGDPASIAHFHALGFNYVSCSPFRVPLARLAAAQIALRSSEAST
- a CDS encoding peroxiredoxin; the encoded protein is MIKMGQPAPEFKGDAYVNGEFKPISLRDYRGKWVVFFFYPLDFTFVCPTELRSFAKHEKEFKEAGAQVIACSIDSKYSHKAWFERDLKEVQYPVLSDITKSVSRAYDVLNEDAGIANRGVFIIDPEGNVKYANVTDLSVGRSTDEVLRALKATQAAKNGELCPADWKPGDSYLKK